CCGTCATCACTGAAGCCATTGACCTGCTGACCGAGCAAAACGTCCGGCCGGATGGGGTGCAGTTGCTCACCACAATGGATTCAGACGTTCAAGAAAGCTGCAACCTGTTGCTTGAGCACCTACCTGCTCACGATGGCATCGCCTGGGTCGACCCGGTTCCTATTGCTGCCTACGGGGATATGGATACCCCAGATGCCGCAGTCGAGTTTATGCAGGTGGCCTGCCGCCTTTTGAAAACGTATCGGGATGCCGGTTACCGCCTTTTCGTGAGCATTGCCGGTGGCAGGAAGGCCATGTCGGCCCTGCTGGCCCTGGGCGTCCAGTTTTACGGCGCAGAGCGGTTGTTCCACGTGTGGGTTCCGCCGTGGATTGAAGCGGAGGGCGAGATCACCAATCTACGGAAGTGGAAGGACTTCCCGGACAAGATCAACGAAGCATTGCATCCATCGTTGGATGTAGAGGAAAGCGATCGCCCCCGCATTGTGGATTTGCCCTTCATTGGCCTGTTCCCACTGTTGAACGACATCCGGGCAGCTCTACAGGGGGAAGCAGCACCCCCAAGGGAAATCAAGCAACTGCTGATTGCAAACGCACTCTTGACAGGTCAGGGGGAGCCAACTCCGATGGGCCAAACGGTTGCTGTCATCCTGGAGGGTGTAGAAGGCCTGCCGCCGGCCCGTCAGGAAGAGTGCAAGGTGTCCATCGCCAAACATCACTTTTCCAACAGGTTGGAACGCTTTGCCTGGGAACTGTGTGGACGTTTCCCTTACGTCACCAAGATTCGCAGCGGTGAATGGCGGAGCGGTGAGGGCAAGGTGAAAGTAGAGTCTCCCAACATCATCCGCGTCTTTGCACCGCTGGGAACCGATTTCCCCTTGCAACTTATCCTAACCACCACGGCCACCAGCGAGGGGCAACTGGAGGCGGCAAGGCGGGACGTTGAGCGGTATCTCCGGAGGAGAAGATAAGAAATGGGCGTCTACCACCTTATGGGCCTCGGCCGCTCCGCGGGCACCGTCATCGGGCCATTGACCTATTTGGCTCACCGTTACGAGCGCTGGAATGCCGATGACCGGCGCTTCTTCGCCCGCTCCGGTGAGGCCCGTCAGCGCCAGGCCGGCGTAAAGGTCGGCGATGTGCAGGCACTGGTCCTTTTCACCACGCCGGAAGTGCTGAGTGGCCAGGTCGCGGCCATTGGCTATGTGGACAACCAACGGGGCGAAATCGCAAAGGGCCCCGCAAAAGACGGCGGGCGAATGAAAGAAATCCTGCGGGACCTGCTCTGCCGCGAATGGCCGGCCATCAGTGGTGGGCGCACCGTCGGCACCATCTTCTGGTGCGAAGTGGACCGCCGGGACATCCGCACCACCTACGAGAGAGTTATCCAGGTCGTGGCTGCGCTGGCTGGAGTCGGTGGTCAGGGAAAGGAGATGTGGGCCAACCTGACCGGCGGCAACAACGTCATCAACGCCGCCCTGGAACTGGCCGCCATACTCTCAGGCGACGTGGCCCGGATTTACTACGTCCAGGCCGAGAA
The DNA window shown above is from Deltaproteobacteria bacterium and carries:
- a CDS encoding CRISPR-associated protein Csx14 yields the protein MARKLLIATLGTAPAVITEAIDLLTEQNVRPDGVQLLTTMDSDVQESCNLLLEHLPAHDGIAWVDPVPIAAYGDMDTPDAAVEFMQVACRLLKTYRDAGYRLFVSIAGGRKAMSALLALGVQFYGAERLFHVWVPPWIEAEGEITNLRKWKDFPDKINEALHPSLDVEESDRPRIVDLPFIGLFPLLNDIRAALQGEAAPPREIKQLLIANALLTGQGEPTPMGQTVAVILEGVEGLPPARQEECKVSIAKHHFSNRLERFAWELCGRFPYVTKIRSGEWRSGEGKVKVESPNIIRVFAPLGTDFPLQLILTTTATSEGQLEAARRDVERYLRRRR